The following are encoded in a window of Ferribacterium limneticum genomic DNA:
- the urtB gene encoding urea ABC transporter permease subunit UrtB — protein sequence MKKTLIALLLSLGSLSAQAALDPAQVRQLAAEDSTDKVAAIRQLTQTADPDAVRVLKAMAEDSLFLAGDKVVIIDGDKAFDGATGEAIKMPANPESPTVNNRIRGELASALAALKLFDADATVRLASAQKLQSQVTPEMAPLLARALDKETDAQIKALLTLAHAQANLANTDPAARLAAVKALAETSSPTIKSVLLPLTEKAGEPDDKVRYEAIAAVKAIDSRLAIAENVGRAFSGLSLGSILLLGALGLAITYGVMGIINMAHGELLMVGAYATYGMQTLFRAYFPEAIDWYLPAAIPVAFFAAALVGVVMERTVIRWLYGRTLETLLATWGLSLVLIQSARVLFGAQNVEVSNPSWMSGGIEVMPNLILPWNRIIIVGFAMFVLLLVWLLMNKTRLGMFVRAVTQNRPMAGCVGVPTARIDTMAFALGAGIAGLGGVALSQISNVGPDMGQGYIVDSFMVVVVGGVGQLAGAVWAALGLGIFSKLLEGWAGAVIAKISILVCIIIFIQKRPQGIFALKGRFVE from the coding sequence ATGAAAAAAACGCTAATTGCTTTATTGCTCAGCCTCGGCAGCCTGTCGGCGCAAGCCGCGCTCGACCCGGCGCAGGTGCGCCAGCTGGCCGCCGAGGATTCGACCGACAAGGTGGCGGCTATTCGCCAACTGACACAAACTGCCGACCCGGACGCCGTGCGCGTCCTCAAGGCGATGGCGGAAGACAGCCTGTTCCTGGCCGGCGACAAGGTGGTGATCATCGACGGCGACAAGGCTTTCGACGGGGCGACCGGCGAAGCGATCAAGATGCCGGCCAATCCCGAGTCGCCGACCGTCAACAACCGCATCCGTGGCGAACTGGCCAGCGCGCTGGCCGCGCTCAAGCTGTTCGATGCCGACGCGACGGTTCGCCTCGCCTCGGCCCAGAAGCTGCAAAGCCAGGTAACCCCGGAAATGGCCCCGCTGCTGGCCCGGGCGCTGGACAAGGAAACCGACGCGCAGATCAAGGCCCTACTGACCCTGGCCCACGCCCAGGCAAATCTCGCCAACACCGACCCGGCCGCCCGCCTCGCCGCCGTCAAGGCGCTGGCCGAAACCTCGTCGCCGACGATCAAGAGCGTCCTGCTGCCACTCACCGAAAAGGCCGGCGAGCCCGACGACAAGGTGCGCTACGAAGCCATCGCCGCGGTGAAAGCCATCGACAGCCGGCTGGCCATTGCCGAAAACGTTGGCCGCGCCTTCTCCGGCCTGTCGCTCGGCAGCATCTTGTTGCTCGGCGCGCTAGGCTTGGCCATTACCTACGGCGTCATGGGCATCATCAATATGGCGCACGGCGAGTTGCTGATGGTCGGCGCCTACGCCACCTACGGCATGCAGACGCTGTTCCGCGCCTACTTCCCGGAGGCCATCGACTGGTATCTGCCAGCCGCCATCCCGGTCGCTTTCTTCGCTGCCGCACTGGTCGGCGTCGTCATGGAGCGCACGGTCATCCGCTGGCTCTACGGCCGCACGCTGGAAACCCTGCTCGCCACCTGGGGCCTGTCGTTGGTGCTGATCCAGTCGGCGCGCGTGCTGTTCGGCGCGCAGAACGTCGAAGTCTCGAACCCGAGCTGGATGTCGGGCGGCATCGAAGTCATGCCCAACCTGATCCTGCCGTGGAACCGCATCATCATCGTCGGCTTCGCCATGTTCGTCCTGCTGCTGGTCTGGCTGCTGATGAACAAGACGCGGCTCGGCATGTTCGTCCGCGCCGTGACGCAGAATCGCCCGATGGCCGGCTGCGTCGGCGTGCCGACGGCGCGCATCGACACCATGGCCTTCGCACTCGGCGCCGGCATCGCCGGGCTGGGCGGTGTTGCGCTGTCGCAAATCTCCAACGTCGGCCCGGACATGGGCCAGGGCTACATCGTCGATTCCTTCATGGTGGTCGTCGTCGGCGGCGTCGGGCAACTGGCCGGCGCGGTGTGGGCGGCGCTCGGCCTGGGCATCTTCAGCAAGCTGCTCGAAGGCTGGGCCGGGGCGGTCATCGCCAAGATCAGCATCCTCGTCTGCATCATCATCTTCATCCAGAAACGGCCGCAGGGCATCTTCGCCCTCAAGGGCCGTTTCGTCGAGTAA
- a CDS encoding DUF6156 family protein yields MNSSDLTIRYFTSYSGARLPLNLVGELAADDMRNRNTFYRGAFDAGGMLKRCEKVVYGEIEVCHDYHYHSDGKLAQAVIQNAGDDPETLDYPA; encoded by the coding sequence ATGAACTCCTCCGATCTGACGATCCGCTACTTCACGAGCTACAGCGGGGCTCGCCTGCCACTCAACCTGGTTGGCGAACTCGCCGCTGACGACATGCGCAACCGCAACACCTTCTACCGTGGGGCGTTCGACGCCGGCGGCATGCTCAAGCGCTGCGAGAAGGTGGTTTATGGCGAGATCGAGGTTTGTCACGATTACCACTATCACTCGGATGGCAAGCTGGCCCAGGCCGTGATTCAGAACGCCGGGGACGATCCGGAAACGCTCGACTACCCGGCCTGA
- a CDS encoding Nif11-like leader peptide family natural product precursor: MSVAPIKAFSEKAKANPELGAQLKACLKIKELRALSAAEGFEIEENSLYPPNEPQFTEDQLSERLVKALLRV, from the coding sequence ATGTCCGTTGCACCGATCAAGGCCTTTTCTGAAAAAGCCAAGGCCAATCCCGAACTGGGCGCCCAGTTGAAGGCCTGCCTGAAAATCAAGGAACTCCGTGCCCTGTCCGCCGCCGAGGGTTTCGAGATCGAAGAAAACTCCCTCTACCCGCCGAACGAACCGCAGTTCACCGAAGACCAATTGTCGGAGCGCCTGGTCAAGGCCCTGCTGCGCGTCTGA
- a CDS encoding AraC family transcriptional regulator → MKHDPLSDVLSSVRLHGAIFYYVSFGQDWAAETPPSSQLAEALMPGTEHVLAYHLIAKGGGWAATDGEHPVRLNSGDIIMFPRGDRHVLSSAPGMHAQPDNDNWHFTTRNDPKPIALAYHQGVLRPGSSQPADEAETVIICGFVGCDLRPFNPLIAALPRILHLAANSVGSWVAPVLDQAVSESRQSRAGSAAVLERVSEMVFVDAARRYLESLPADASGWLAGLRDRHVGKAIDLLHAQPAEMWTIDRLGRQVGLSRSALHERFVELVGQPPMQYLTNWRMQRAACLLREGSANVATIALEVGYDSEAAFARAFKRTVGMPPAAWRRTQNASRQAR, encoded by the coding sequence ATGAAGCATGACCCTTTGTCCGATGTGCTGAGCAGCGTGCGACTGCACGGCGCCATCTTCTATTACGTCAGTTTTGGCCAGGACTGGGCGGCCGAAACACCACCCTCGAGCCAGCTTGCCGAGGCCTTGATGCCGGGTACCGAACATGTGCTGGCCTACCACCTGATCGCCAAGGGCGGCGGCTGGGCGGCAACCGACGGCGAGCATCCGGTTCGCCTGAACAGCGGCGACATCATCATGTTTCCGCGCGGCGACCGGCATGTGTTGTCGAGCGCACCGGGAATGCACGCGCAGCCGGACAACGACAACTGGCATTTCACGACGCGCAACGACCCCAAACCGATTGCCCTGGCCTACCATCAGGGCGTCCTGCGGCCCGGCTCGTCGCAGCCGGCCGACGAGGCTGAAACCGTGATCATCTGCGGCTTCGTCGGCTGTGACCTGCGTCCCTTCAATCCGCTGATCGCCGCCTTGCCGCGGATTTTGCACCTGGCCGCAAATAGTGTTGGCTCGTGGGTGGCGCCGGTACTCGACCAGGCTGTATCCGAATCCCGCCAGAGCCGGGCCGGCAGCGCGGCGGTACTCGAGCGGGTCAGTGAAATGGTTTTCGTCGACGCCGCGCGGCGCTACCTCGAGTCCTTGCCCGCCGATGCCTCGGGCTGGCTGGCCGGACTCCGCGACCGCCATGTCGGCAAGGCGATCGACCTGCTGCATGCCCAGCCGGCCGAGATGTGGACGATCGACAGACTGGGGCGCCAGGTTGGGCTGTCGCGCTCGGCGCTGCACGAACGCTTCGTTGAATTGGTCGGGCAGCCACCGATGCAGTATCTGACCAATTGGCGTATGCAGCGTGCCGCCTGCCTGCTGCGCGAGGGTTCAGCGAACGTGGCGACGATTGCCCTGGAGGTCGGCTACGATTCGGAAGCTGCCTTTGCGCGCGCGTTCAAACGCACCGTTGGCATGCCGCCAGCGGCTTGGCGGCGGACCCAGAACGCCTCACGACAGGCACGATGA
- a CDS encoding class I SAM-dependent methyltransferase: MNLVIEAPTPTTSTLHIPTTPPDYAAIKQRQQATWASGDYSVIGTTLQIVAESLAEAADVHAGTDVLDVAAGNGNATLAAARRFAKVTSTDYVPALLDKGRQRALAEGQQVQFEVADAEQLPFDTGSFDVVLSTFGAMFTPDHARCAHEMLRVLRPGGRIGLASWTPQGFIGRLFKTISAHVPPPAGLKSPVLWGTEPHIVELFGSRAAEIRSERRLFNFRYRSAAHWLQVFRDYYGPTHKAFAALDAAGQQELERDIKMLLDELNTAGQASLVVPSEYLEVIITKG, encoded by the coding sequence ATGAATCTCGTTATCGAAGCCCCCACCCCAACCACTTCCACTCTCCACATCCCGACCACGCCGCCGGACTACGCCGCGATCAAGCAACGCCAGCAGGCAACCTGGGCCAGCGGCGATTACTCGGTGATCGGCACCACCTTGCAGATCGTCGCCGAGTCGCTCGCCGAAGCGGCCGATGTCCATGCCGGCACGGACGTTCTCGATGTCGCGGCGGGCAATGGCAATGCCACGCTGGCCGCGGCACGGCGCTTCGCCAAGGTGACATCGACCGACTACGTGCCCGCCTTGCTCGACAAAGGACGCCAACGCGCCCTGGCGGAAGGCCAACAGGTGCAGTTCGAGGTCGCCGATGCCGAACAACTGCCGTTTGACACCGGCAGCTTCGATGTCGTGCTGTCCACTTTCGGCGCGATGTTCACCCCGGATCACGCCCGCTGTGCCCACGAGATGCTGCGCGTGCTGCGCCCGGGCGGACGCATCGGCCTGGCGAGCTGGACTCCGCAGGGCTTTATCGGTCGGCTGTTCAAAACCATCAGCGCCCATGTACCACCGCCGGCTGGGCTCAAATCTCCCGTGCTGTGGGGAACCGAGCCGCACATCGTCGAATTGTTCGGCTCCCGCGCCGCAGAAATCCGCAGCGAGCGGCGCCTGTTCAATTTCCGTTATCGCTCGGCAGCGCACTGGCTGCAAGTGTTCCGCGATTACTACGGACCGACGCACAAGGCTTTCGCCGCCTTGGATGCAGCGGGCCAGCAGGAGCTCGAGCGCGACATCAAAATGTTGCTCGATGAACTCAACACAGCGGGTCAGGCCTCACTGGTGGTGCCCAGCGAGTATCTCGAAGTGATCATCACCAAGGGCTGA
- a CDS encoding GGDEF domain-containing protein, with amino-acid sequence MTTDTRANIRLAQLHLYVDIHLHDRFLAPPLALVVAALLTNWVPVAWAAAWAGAELLIIANYIRVYRAFKRSNATPRDEPGWARRIAIAHGAHMLAWSSLVFWAWQQGSFPSLVFIMLVHIGLISLTTSMSNAHLRILAFDMIFPILALLGPPLLEFSWFNVGLCLLGAGFSALMLLVARQINAYSTEALQLRQRNEILIRELESQASRDSLTGLVNRRYFLAEANKKLQAAQRSPQVLALMIIDLDHFKQVNDQYGHLAGDEVLVAVVDALSRHLRTGDCLGRLGGEEFALLLPETTQAEAMETAERLRQATAALHLDIQGHPVQPTVSIGIALLQKEEHSLSSLMHRADLAMYAAKTHGRNRVVCDTPAVSPEMVSPRANAAAIPV; translated from the coding sequence ATGACAACTGACACGCGGGCAAACATCCGTCTGGCCCAGCTCCACCTCTATGTGGACATCCACCTGCACGATCGCTTTCTGGCTCCGCCACTGGCCCTGGTGGTCGCCGCGCTGCTCACCAACTGGGTGCCGGTTGCCTGGGCCGCCGCCTGGGCCGGTGCCGAACTGCTGATCATTGCCAACTACATTCGCGTTTACCGCGCCTTCAAGCGCAGCAACGCCACGCCGCGCGACGAGCCGGGCTGGGCCCGACGGATCGCCATCGCCCACGGCGCCCACATGCTGGCCTGGTCGTCGCTGGTTTTCTGGGCCTGGCAACAAGGCAGTTTTCCCAGTCTGGTTTTCATCATGCTGGTGCACATCGGCCTGATTTCGCTGACCACCTCGATGAGCAATGCCCATCTGCGCATCCTCGCGTTTGACATGATCTTTCCCATCCTCGCCCTGCTCGGCCCGCCACTGCTTGAATTCAGCTGGTTCAACGTCGGTCTTTGCCTGCTCGGCGCTGGTTTCAGTGCCTTGATGCTGCTCGTCGCCCGGCAGATCAATGCCTATTCGACCGAGGCCCTGCAACTGCGCCAGCGCAACGAGATACTGATCCGCGAACTTGAATCGCAAGCCTCACGCGATTCGCTGACCGGCCTGGTCAATCGCCGCTATTTCCTCGCCGAGGCCAACAAGAAACTTCAGGCAGCACAACGTTCCCCGCAGGTCCTGGCCCTGATGATCATTGATCTCGATCACTTCAAGCAGGTCAATGACCAGTACGGCCACCTGGCCGGCGACGAGGTGCTGGTGGCCGTCGTCGATGCCTTGTCCCGGCATCTGCGCACGGGTGATTGCCTGGGGCGGCTGGGCGGCGAAGAGTTCGCCCTGCTCCTGCCCGAGACGACGCAGGCCGAAGCGATGGAAACGGCAGAGCGCCTGCGCCAGGCGACGGCCGCGCTGCACCTCGACATCCAGGGTCACCCCGTGCAGCCGACTGTCAGCATCGGCATTGCCTTGCTGCAGAAGGAAGAGCACAGCCTGTCCAGCCTCATGCATCGGGCCGACCTGGCGATGTATGCGGCCAAGACCCATGGCCGCAACCGCGTGGTCTGCGACACGCCGGCCGTGTCGCCCGAGATGGTGAGTCCACGCGCAAACGCGGCAGCCATCCCGGTCTAG
- the cynS gene encoding cyanase — MNREEVTDLIVTQKVKKKLTWAQLATVVGHSKEWSTAALLGQMTLTEAQAKAVGVALDLPEDAVTQLQVVPYKGSLPTAVPTDPLIYRFYELISVYGTTFKSLLHEEFGDGIMSAIDFNMDLTREADPKGDRVKITMSGKFLPYKTY, encoded by the coding sequence ATGAACCGCGAAGAAGTCACCGACCTGATCGTCACCCAGAAAGTCAAAAAGAAACTGACCTGGGCCCAGCTGGCCACAGTGGTCGGCCACAGCAAGGAGTGGAGCACCGCCGCCCTGCTCGGCCAGATGACGCTGACCGAAGCGCAGGCCAAGGCCGTCGGCGTCGCGCTTGATTTGCCGGAAGATGCCGTCACGCAACTGCAGGTCGTGCCCTACAAGGGTTCGCTGCCCACCGCCGTGCCGACCGACCCGCTGATCTACCGCTTCTACGAGCTGATCAGCGTTTACGGCACGACCTTCAAGTCGCTGCTCCATGAAGAATTCGGCGACGGCATCATGAGCGCCATCGACTTCAACATGGACCTGACCCGCGAAGCCGACCCCAAGGGCGACCGCGTCAAGATCACCATGAGCGGCAAGTTTCTGCCCTACAAGACTTACTGA
- a CDS encoding ABC transporter ATP-binding protein, whose protein sequence is MAFLHVENLAKSYPGNDAPVFENVNFTIEKGEFVCIIGHSGCGKTTILNALAGLETASDGNLTMDGREVIGPGLDRGVVFQSHALMPWMSVIDNVKFGVRSRWPDWSKAQIEAQAAQYLEMVGLGHALHKKPSMLSGGMKQRVGIARAFAIQPKMLLLDEPFGALDALTRGTIQDELLKIVQATAQTVFMITHDVDEAILLSDRILLMSNGPRARIAEIVEVTLPRSRTRHDMHHDPRFYRIRNHLVDFLVSRSKDPKPAGEIHPPVVRPGEDEPATTSLAA, encoded by the coding sequence ATGGCCTTCCTGCACGTTGAAAACCTCGCCAAGTCCTACCCCGGCAACGACGCGCCGGTGTTCGAGAACGTCAATTTCACCATCGAGAAAGGCGAGTTCGTCTGCATCATCGGCCACTCCGGCTGCGGCAAGACGACCATCCTCAACGCCCTGGCCGGGCTGGAAACGGCCAGCGACGGCAACCTGACCATGGACGGCCGCGAAGTGATCGGGCCGGGGCTGGATCGTGGCGTCGTTTTCCAGAGCCATGCGCTGATGCCGTGGATGAGCGTCATCGACAACGTGAAGTTCGGCGTGCGCTCGCGCTGGCCAGACTGGAGCAAGGCGCAGATCGAGGCGCAGGCGGCCCAGTATCTGGAAATGGTCGGCCTCGGCCACGCCCTGCACAAGAAGCCGAGCATGCTCTCCGGCGGCATGAAGCAGCGCGTCGGCATCGCCCGGGCCTTCGCTATCCAGCCCAAGATGCTGCTGCTCGACGAGCCCTTCGGCGCACTCGATGCGCTGACCCGCGGCACGATTCAGGACGAGTTGCTGAAGATCGTTCAGGCGACGGCGCAGACGGTATTCATGATCACCCACGATGTGGACGAGGCGATCCTGCTCTCCGACCGCATCCTGCTGATGAGCAACGGTCCGCGGGCGCGCATCGCGGAGATTGTCGAAGTGACGCTGCCGCGCAGCCGCACCCGCCACGATATGCACCACGACCCGCGTTTCTACCGCATCCGAAACCATCTGGTCGATTTTCTGGTCAGCCGCTCGAAAGACCCGAAGCCGGCCGGCGAAATCCATCCCCCGGTCGTCCGCCCCGGCGAAGACGAACCGGCCACCACCTCACTCGCTGCTTAA
- the ntrB gene encoding nitrate ABC transporter permease — translation MKKEHWKSLLLSVVLFAFFVGVWFVATQPKESAQQAAAQDEYAALMGKGAAKSGGFPPPQEIGKAIVTHLSDPFKDNGPNDKGIAIQLGHSLGRVGVGFALAILVALPLGFVIGMSPLLHRALDPFIQVLKPISPLAWMPLALYTIKDSDLSGIFVIFICSVWPMLINTAFGVANVRKDWLNVARTLEVRPLRKALTVILPAAAPTILTGMRISMGIAWLVIVAAEMLVGGTGVGYFVWNEWNNLALPNVIFAILVIGVVGMALDRCFAGLQALVSYTE, via the coding sequence ATGAAAAAGGAGCACTGGAAGAGCCTGCTGCTGTCGGTGGTGCTGTTCGCCTTCTTCGTCGGCGTGTGGTTTGTTGCCACGCAGCCGAAGGAGAGCGCGCAGCAAGCCGCGGCGCAGGACGAATATGCGGCGCTGATGGGCAAGGGAGCCGCCAAGTCCGGGGGGTTCCCGCCGCCGCAGGAAATCGGCAAGGCCATCGTCACCCACCTGTCCGACCCGTTCAAGGACAACGGGCCGAACGACAAGGGGATCGCCATCCAGCTCGGCCATTCGCTCGGCCGCGTCGGCGTGGGCTTCGCGCTGGCCATTCTGGTGGCGCTGCCGCTCGGTTTCGTCATCGGCATGTCGCCGCTGCTGCACCGGGCGCTCGATCCGTTCATCCAGGTCCTGAAGCCGATTTCGCCGCTCGCCTGGATGCCGCTGGCGCTGTACACGATCAAGGATTCCGACCTCTCGGGCATTTTCGTGATCTTCATCTGCTCGGTGTGGCCGATGCTGATCAACACCGCCTTCGGCGTCGCCAACGTGCGCAAGGACTGGCTCAACGTCGCCCGCACGCTGGAAGTCCGGCCGCTCAGGAAAGCGCTGACGGTAATCCTGCCCGCTGCCGCGCCGACCATCCTGACCGGCATGCGCATCTCGATGGGCATTGCCTGGCTGGTCATCGTCGCCGCCGAAATGCTGGTCGGCGGCACCGGGGTTGGCTACTTCGTGTGGAACGAGTGGAACAACCTGGCGCTGCCCAACGTGATCTTCGCCATTCTCGTCATCGGCGTCGTCGGCATGGCGCTCGACCGCTGCTTCGCCGGCCTGCAAGCGCTGGTCAGCTACACGGAGTAA
- a CDS encoding CmpA/NrtA family ABC transporter substrate-binding protein, which translates to MSAFKDPFSDGIKLGSCSCGKHHSQAAHDAALAKAADLPVEANEESLNRRTIESAIMRAVFPDDGERRRFLRAVGRSTAMAALSSFFPLGALEAMAQEKGPLEKKDLKIGFIPITCASPLLMADPLGFYKAQGLNVQMIKTAGWALIRDKVLNREYDASHMLAPMPIAMSMGIGSNPIPLNVATIQNTNGQAITLHVKHKDKRDPRQWKGFKFAVPFEYSMHNFLLRYYVAEHGLDPDKDIQIRVVPPPEMVANLRAGNLDGYLGPDPFNQRAVYDEVGFIHILSKEIWDGHPCCSFGVPTDFVKQNPNTFAALYRAILTAAKMARDPKNRPIMAEVLSPAAYLNQPKTVLEQVLTGKFADGLGNVQNVPTRADFDPFPWYSMAVWILSQMKRWGYIKGDVNYKEIAEKVYLITDARKHMAEIGMPAPKDNYAKFKVMGKEFDPMKADAYVNSFAIKKA; encoded by the coding sequence ATGTCTGCTTTCAAGGACCCATTCAGCGACGGCATCAAGCTCGGCAGCTGTTCCTGCGGCAAGCACCACTCGCAGGCCGCACACGATGCGGCGCTGGCCAAGGCCGCCGATTTGCCGGTCGAGGCCAATGAGGAATCGCTGAACCGCCGCACCATCGAATCGGCGATCATGCGCGCCGTTTTCCCGGATGACGGCGAGCGCCGCCGCTTCCTGCGCGCTGTCGGCCGGTCGACGGCGATGGCTGCGCTGTCCAGCTTCTTCCCGCTCGGCGCGTTGGAAGCGATGGCTCAGGAAAAAGGGCCACTGGAAAAGAAGGACCTGAAGATCGGCTTCATCCCCATCACCTGCGCCAGCCCACTGCTGATGGCCGACCCGCTGGGCTTCTACAAGGCCCAGGGCCTGAACGTGCAGATGATCAAGACCGCCGGCTGGGCGCTGATCCGCGACAAGGTGCTGAACCGCGAATACGACGCCTCGCACATGCTGGCCCCGATGCCGATTGCGATGAGCATGGGCATCGGCTCCAACCCCATCCCGCTCAACGTCGCCACCATCCAGAACACCAACGGCCAGGCGATCACCCTGCACGTCAAACACAAGGACAAGCGCGATCCCAGGCAGTGGAAGGGCTTCAAGTTCGCCGTGCCTTTCGAGTATTCGATGCACAACTTCCTGCTTCGCTACTACGTGGCCGAGCACGGGCTGGACCCGGACAAGGACATCCAGATCCGCGTCGTGCCGCCGCCGGAGATGGTCGCCAACCTCCGCGCCGGCAACCTCGACGGTTACCTCGGCCCTGATCCGTTCAACCAGCGGGCGGTTTATGACGAAGTTGGCTTCATCCACATCCTCTCCAAGGAAATCTGGGATGGCCACCCCTGCTGCTCGTTCGGCGTGCCGACCGATTTCGTCAAGCAGAACCCCAATACCTTCGCCGCCCTTTACCGCGCCATCCTGACCGCCGCCAAGATGGCCCGCGACCCGAAGAACCGCCCGATCATGGCCGAAGTGCTGTCGCCGGCCGCCTACCTCAATCAGCCGAAGACAGTGCTCGAACAGGTGCTCACCGGCAAGTTCGCCGACGGCCTGGGCAATGTGCAGAACGTGCCGACCCGTGCCGATTTCGACCCCTTCCCGTGGTATTCGATGGCGGTGTGGATCCTCAGCCAGATGAAGCGCTGGGGCTACATCAAGGGCGACGTCAATTACAAGGAGATCGCCGAGAAGGTCTATCTGATCACCGATGCCCGCAAGCACATGGCCGAGATCGGCATGCCGGCGCCCAAGGACAATTACGCCAAATTCAAGGTCATGGGCAAGGAGTTCGACCCGATGAAGGCAGACGCCTACGTCAATTCCTTCGCCATCAAGAAGGCCTGA
- a CDS encoding DJ-1/PfpI family protein has translation MARKQGFRLGIYVFKDAEIVDYAAPAGVISVARRLDPELDTFLIAESMRPVQTQAGFTVLPNYSFADQPAMDAFLIPGGYGTRQEMNNANLHRYIKALPPDCLLTSVCTGSWIYARMGLLDGLPATNRKEPDRLEASHMGKTPIDRLAEIAPACRVSRARVVDAGRIVTAGGIASGMEMGFHLLRRAGYDEAFIDDVARVMEYHRAYELYRHDIEFSEFNEPAL, from the coding sequence ATGGCACGCAAGCAGGGGTTCAGGCTGGGCATCTACGTTTTCAAGGACGCCGAGATCGTCGATTACGCGGCGCCGGCCGGGGTCATTTCAGTTGCCCGGCGGCTGGATCCGGAACTCGACACTTTCCTGATCGCCGAATCGATGCGGCCGGTGCAGACGCAGGCCGGGTTTACCGTCCTCCCCAACTACAGCTTCGCCGACCAGCCGGCGATGGATGCCTTCCTGATTCCCGGCGGCTACGGCACGCGGCAGGAGATGAACAACGCCAACCTGCACCGCTACATCAAGGCGCTGCCGCCGGATTGCCTGCTGACCAGCGTGTGCACCGGCTCGTGGATCTACGCCCGGATGGGCCTGCTTGACGGCCTGCCGGCCACCAACCGCAAGGAGCCGGATCGCCTCGAGGCCTCGCACATGGGCAAGACGCCGATCGACCGGCTGGCCGAGATCGCCCCGGCCTGCCGCGTCAGCCGGGCGCGCGTGGTCGATGCCGGGCGCATCGTCACGGCTGGCGGCATCGCTTCCGGCATGGAGATGGGCTTTCACCTGCTGCGCCGCGCCGGCTACGACGAGGCATTCATCGACGATGTCGCCCGCGTCATGGAATACCACCGTGCCTACGAGTTGTATCGGCACGATATCGAATTCAGCGAATTCAACGAACCCGCCCTTTAA
- a CDS encoding response regulator, whose translation MTTILIVDDHMIIRRGLRQILSESPAIGDIHEAEDGPTALRLLRSTPVDVVLLDIALGERDGLDVLKTLHGEFPRLGVIMLSVYPENQFALRAMRGGAHAYLNKGCSPDILFAAIAKVASGGLYITPVLAELLAQNVRGGPDDEKPPHEALSNREFQVLQLLAQGRSVGQIAQQLTLSANTISTYRARIFEKLSLHNPADLFSYAARHRLTQ comes from the coding sequence ATGACTACTATCCTCATTGTCGACGACCACATGATCATCCGCCGCGGCCTGCGGCAGATTCTTTCCGAATCGCCCGCCATCGGCGATATCCACGAAGCCGAGGATGGTCCGACGGCGCTCCGCCTGCTCCGCTCGACGCCGGTCGACGTGGTGCTGCTCGACATCGCGCTCGGCGAACGCGACGGGCTGGACGTGCTGAAGACCCTGCACGGAGAATTCCCGCGCCTTGGCGTGATCATGCTGTCGGTGTACCCGGAAAACCAGTTCGCCCTGCGCGCCATGCGCGGCGGCGCCCATGCCTACCTGAACAAGGGCTGTAGTCCGGACATCCTGTTCGCCGCCATTGCCAAGGTAGCCAGCGGCGGTCTTTACATCACCCCGGTACTGGCCGAGTTGCTGGCACAAAACGTCCGGGGTGGCCCCGACGACGAAAAGCCGCCGCACGAAGCCCTCTCCAACCGCGAATTCCAGGTCTTGCAACTGCTCGCCCAAGGCCGCAGCGTTGGCCAGATCGCCCAGCAATTGACGCTTTCGGCCAATACCATCTCGACCTACCGGGCGCGAATCTTCGAGAAACTGAGCCTGCACAACCCGGCCGACCTGTTCAGCTACGCGGCCCGGCATCGGCTGACGCAGTGA